A single Natrinema sp. HArc-T2 DNA region contains:
- a CDS encoding beta-ketoacyl synthase N-terminal-like domain-containing protein — MSQVRLAGTGMTSFGSHPDRTGRDMFAEAGLAALEDAGVPAADVDELFYGNFVGTLSEEQGHQGPLMAEALGTTAPSRRVESACASSGLAVHDAVRAIRSGEADVVVAGGMERMTNMGTAGATKGLAGAADDLYEVRSGVTFPGAYALMARAYFDEYGGSHEDLAYIAVKNHDNALVNDHAHLQQEITVEDALGAPEIASPFTLYDSCPISDGAAALVLTSPEYAAEHDLEANVAITGAGHGGDTMALHDRQSLSRTPATRDAAEEAYDDAGIEPSDIAIAEVHDCFTIAEVLALEALGLYSHGEAIGAARRGETRRDGELPVNLSGGLKAKGHPVGATGAAQVAAIATLLDGTHPRADAVDEDATVGVAQNAGGTVASATVHVLEVMD, encoded by the coding sequence ATGTCGCAGGTACGACTCGCCGGAACAGGAATGACGTCGTTTGGATCGCATCCCGATCGGACGGGAAGGGACATGTTCGCTGAGGCAGGGCTCGCCGCCCTCGAGGACGCCGGCGTCCCGGCCGCGGACGTCGACGAACTCTTCTATGGCAACTTCGTCGGCACCCTCTCCGAAGAACAGGGCCACCAGGGTCCGCTCATGGCAGAGGCACTCGGTACGACCGCTCCCTCGCGTCGGGTCGAAAGCGCCTGTGCCTCGAGCGGGCTTGCGGTCCATGACGCTGTGCGTGCGATCAGAAGCGGCGAGGCCGACGTCGTCGTTGCCGGCGGTATGGAACGGATGACGAACATGGGGACGGCCGGGGCGACGAAGGGACTGGCCGGCGCAGCCGACGACCTCTACGAGGTCCGGTCGGGTGTCACCTTCCCCGGTGCGTATGCGCTGATGGCACGCGCCTACTTCGACGAGTACGGCGGGAGCCACGAGGATCTGGCCTACATCGCGGTCAAAAACCACGACAACGCGCTGGTCAACGACCACGCGCACCTCCAGCAGGAGATCACGGTCGAGGACGCACTCGGTGCCCCCGAGATCGCATCTCCGTTTACCCTGTACGATTCCTGCCCGATCAGCGACGGCGCGGCAGCGCTCGTGTTGACGTCTCCAGAGTACGCCGCGGAACACGACCTCGAGGCGAACGTTGCGATCACCGGAGCCGGCCACGGCGGCGATACGATGGCGCTACACGATCGCCAGTCGCTCTCGCGGACGCCTGCAACCCGCGACGCTGCAGAGGAAGCCTACGACGACGCCGGCATCGAGCCAAGCGACATCGCCATCGCAGAGGTCCACGACTGCTTTACCATCGCGGAAGTGCTGGCGCTCGAGGCGCTTGGACTCTACAGTCACGGCGAGGCGATCGGTGCGGCCCGCCGCGGCGAGACGCGCCGTGACGGTGAGTTGCCGGTGAACCTCTCGGGCGGCCTGAAAGCGAAGGGCCATCCGGTGGGTGCGACCGGGGCCGCACAGGTCGCGGCCATCGCGACGCTGCTCGACGGCACCCACCCGCGTGCTGACGCTGTCGACGAAGACGCGACGGTCGGCGTTGCCCAGAACGCCGGTGGGACGGTCGCCAGTGCGACCGTTCACGTCCTGGAGGTGATGGACTAA
- a CDS encoding Zn-ribbon domain-containing OB-fold protein, whose protein sequence is MTDVTNGEYDEFLEALAEGEGYYLTCENDHGLLPPRRSCPHCGDRDLEQRDLPASGEIVTHTTVFVPTPQFEDDAPYVTAVVDFDGVRLTGVVRGIDQAAVEIGDRVTATVESNETDGELTIVFRPAA, encoded by the coding sequence ATGACTGACGTGACCAACGGCGAGTACGACGAGTTCCTCGAGGCGCTTGCAGAGGGCGAGGGTTACTATCTCACCTGCGAGAACGACCATGGCCTGCTCCCGCCGCGGCGTTCCTGTCCCCACTGTGGCGACCGCGACCTCGAGCAGCGTGACCTGCCAGCGTCCGGCGAGATCGTTACGCACACGACCGTGTTCGTCCCGACGCCGCAGTTCGAGGACGACGCACCATACGTCACCGCCGTCGTCGACTTCGACGGCGTCCGGCTTACGGGCGTCGTGCGGGGCATCGATCAGGCAGCCGTCGAAATCGGCGACCGCGTTACCGCGACCGTCGAATCGAACGAGACGGACGGCGAGCTGACCATCGTCTTCCGTCCGGCAGCATAA